From Verrucomicrobiia bacterium, a single genomic window includes:
- a CDS encoding sigma-70 family RNA polymerase sigma factor has protein sequence MNPLGITPGAGGTFATTRWTQVLRARGKSDEARVALGELCQAYWEPVFQFIRRTGQSEDAARDLTQEFFARLLARQGLDTVQPGWGRFRSFLLGAVKHFLSDMRDRAQAARRGGGWTRVPMGDGTLDPATPASPDRGAGGVVEPPPDAMFDRAWATSLVNRAVEGLAIEMARGGRAEVFAVLKPWLLGEVDDRTQGEAATRLGWTENAVRVAVHRLRRRFRERVQSEIADTIEDPGRVREEMRYLLEALLEPGSQV, from the coding sequence GTGAATCCTTTGGGCATCACCCCCGGCGCTGGTGGGACATTCGCCACCACGCGCTGGACGCAGGTGCTCCGCGCACGGGGAAAATCCGACGAGGCACGCGTGGCCCTCGGCGAACTCTGCCAGGCCTATTGGGAACCCGTCTTCCAGTTCATCCGCCGGACCGGGCAATCGGAGGATGCCGCGCGCGACCTGACCCAGGAGTTCTTCGCCCGTCTCCTGGCCCGACAGGGACTCGACACGGTCCAACCGGGTTGGGGCCGTTTCCGATCGTTCCTGCTCGGGGCCGTGAAGCACTTCCTCTCCGACATGCGTGACCGGGCCCAGGCCGCCCGGCGCGGCGGAGGTTGGACCCGCGTCCCCATGGGCGATGGCACGTTGGACCCAGCCACACCGGCCTCCCCTGACCGCGGCGCCGGCGGGGTAGTCGAACCGCCTCCGGACGCCATGTTCGACCGTGCCTGGGCCACAAGCCTCGTGAACCGCGCCGTCGAGGGCCTCGCGATTGAAATGGCTCGCGGGGGACGCGCCGAGGTCTTCGCAGTCCTCAAGCCCTGGCTGCTCGGCGAGGTGGACGACCGGACCCAGGGGGAGGCGGCCACCCGCCTCGGCTGGACCGAGAACGCGGTACGCGTGGCCGTCCATCGCCTGCGCCGGCGCTTCCGCGAACGCGTGCAGTCCGAAATCGCCGACACCATCGAGGATCCCGGTCGGGTTCGGGAGGAAATGCGCTACCTCCTCGAGGCCTTGCTGGAACCGGGATCCCAAGTCTGA
- a CDS encoding DUF1559 domain-containing protein — translation MSHGSAKVRHRIRWGRHPGPVISHNRGRSSCQAFTLIELLVVIAIVAILASLLLPALSRAKGAAHSAGCKSNLRQIGLATAMYVGDYGRYPIWGEFLAADTDGRRRGEFWPVKLEPYLSATWRDPVYRCPGVRGMTNRGLTEFMDSRDAPIGSYDMNTHGVGLLSALGVLQIDGLGPLTQFPTRGIAESDITAPSRLIAYGDAVLGDWSLSFGLVTPAVHRLVLTEGLGRGAGAHHEHRRRHHGHWNMGFADGHVVSFKERELYDMGNDRMRRMWNRDHQPHWDAR, via the coding sequence ATGAGCCATGGATCTGCCAAAGTTCGCCATCGGATCCGATGGGGCAGGCACCCCGGGCCAGTCATTTCCCATAATCGTGGAAGGAGTTCATGCCAGGCGTTTACGCTGATTGAATTGCTGGTAGTGATCGCCATCGTTGCGATTCTGGCGTCACTGCTGCTGCCGGCACTCTCGCGGGCGAAAGGGGCGGCACACTCGGCGGGTTGCAAGAGCAATTTGAGGCAGATCGGCCTGGCGACGGCGATGTATGTCGGAGATTACGGTCGCTATCCGATATGGGGGGAATTCCTGGCTGCGGACACCGATGGTCGGAGACGGGGGGAATTCTGGCCCGTGAAGCTGGAGCCGTACCTGTCTGCGACGTGGAGGGATCCGGTATATCGATGTCCGGGGGTGCGCGGCATGACGAACAGGGGACTGACAGAGTTCATGGACTCGAGAGACGCCCCCATCGGAAGCTACGACATGAACACACACGGAGTAGGGCTTCTGAGTGCACTGGGGGTGCTGCAGATTGATGGGCTCGGACCACTTACACAATTCCCAACGCGAGGGATTGCCGAGTCGGATATTACTGCGCCTAGTCGCCTGATCGCCTACGGGGATGCTGTGCTTGGAGATTGGTCCTTGTCGTTCGGTCTTGTCACCCCAGCCGTCCACCGTCTTGTTCTAACAGAGGGTCTGGGGAGGGGTGCCGGCGCACACCATGAGCACCGCAGGAGACATCATGGGCACTGGAACATGGGGTTTGCGGACGGGCATGTGGTGAGTTTCAAGGAGCGGGAGTTGTACGACATGGGAAACGACAGGATGCGACGGATGTGGAATCGGGACCACCAGCCTCATTGGGATGCGCGATAG
- a CDS encoding serine/threonine protein kinase: MPHNAAEGLCPACLLAAASLPTEAGPTTRRRQTSVPDMEQVSAAFPQWEMVECIGAGGMGAVFKARQPKLDRWVALKLLPEALAEDPEFTERFEREARTLARLGHPGIVTVHDFGKAGGFHYLVMEYVDGVNLRQAMRTGRFTPAQALGMVPRICEALQYAHDAGVTHRDIKPENILLDARGRVKIADFGIAKLLGEPDVEGTLTATGSALGTPQYMAPEQIEHPSEVDHRADIYSLGVVFYELLTGELPLGRFAPPSEKVDLDARVDAIVLRALAKERELRQQTAGEMQTEVERVTTARRQSVGGDASHLAAPPPAGRPWNLPLPWKWALLIVWGLLLGIESFQQAAAWRWSWQLVVPGLWNPANWTSNGFPIGSWIVYAAALAGVATLGWWAIWSKRAVWLGAFPKRLPDAGAGKANREIDAWLRRAMMATVAFVVASLVWLLLIESIYVPSSPVWVHGGSWHSIGRLLLTTVSLWGILLPLAFLVWRENRRLNVQAAKPIPLRAHRVAVGMLVFAALGALPLLTTHSDGARLVVMGNSSWAALIAVALWTRSRLWRAMALPLNASALAYSIVNLVFLARRTLDGGMGLSAFPDSWPPPFVATHPGALLVLSAAAILGPLAGCLTLLSPGVRPAFGLPPRGHPAADSNPAPTGPSPLAKSPARESQPTPPPHTTTGPSGIPESMKPLVLMGLLALLVLLAPGTLRITLVGMGGLIPVLLGGGIMSPIAAGVLVVSIGLPLAAWSYRERLLEPFDLQIRRGADGGEAPMAAVDRWLRGAMLGVMASLVIWMATYVPLGLGLAVHLDNARSPGSRLSLAWWTAVLMSVGLSVLLAWKRGYRRAAGPGPRWMRRFGIELAVAGLVCIVAEKGLLHESPYAQVSSNTAVFLFLPATALLTRSPYWRAVALPVGLVLVSMHLIFLGWIGLQDDAARLLPTTLQSALAWIAILLQLAGTVALVLPSAQAAFGIPRPSRAPRSPHLPHPAGAA, translated from the coding sequence GTGCCCCATAATGCCGCCGAGGGACTGTGCCCCGCCTGCCTGCTGGCCGCGGCGTCCCTCCCCACGGAGGCGGGCCCGACAACCCGACGGCGCCAGACCTCGGTGCCGGACATGGAACAGGTGTCGGCCGCCTTTCCCCAGTGGGAGATGGTCGAGTGCATCGGTGCGGGCGGCATGGGCGCGGTGTTCAAGGCCCGCCAACCGAAGCTCGACCGCTGGGTGGCTCTCAAGCTGCTCCCCGAGGCGCTGGCCGAGGACCCGGAGTTCACCGAACGCTTCGAGCGCGAGGCCCGCACCCTCGCCCGCCTCGGACATCCCGGAATCGTCACGGTTCACGACTTCGGCAAGGCCGGCGGGTTCCATTACCTCGTGATGGAATACGTGGACGGCGTGAACCTGCGCCAGGCCATGCGGACTGGCCGCTTCACCCCCGCTCAGGCGCTTGGGATGGTCCCCCGGATCTGCGAGGCCCTCCAGTACGCTCACGACGCCGGGGTGACGCACCGCGACATCAAGCCGGAGAACATCCTCCTCGACGCCCGCGGCCGGGTGAAGATCGCCGACTTCGGCATTGCCAAACTGCTGGGGGAACCGGATGTCGAGGGCACCCTCACCGCCACCGGCTCCGCCCTCGGCACCCCGCAGTACATGGCCCCGGAACAGATCGAGCACCCCTCGGAGGTCGATCACCGGGCGGACATCTATTCGCTCGGGGTGGTCTTCTACGAACTGCTGACCGGCGAACTGCCGCTGGGCCGCTTTGCCCCGCCCTCCGAAAAGGTCGATCTGGACGCCCGCGTCGATGCCATCGTCCTCCGGGCCCTGGCCAAGGAACGCGAACTACGTCAGCAGACGGCGGGGGAGATGCAAACCGAGGTGGAACGAGTGACAACGGCCCGGCGGCAATCCGTCGGCGGCGATGCCTCGCACCTCGCGGCACCGCCGCCTGCGGGCCGGCCCTGGAACCTGCCCCTCCCTTGGAAATGGGCGCTGCTGATCGTCTGGGGCCTGCTGCTTGGGATCGAGAGTTTCCAGCAGGCCGCCGCCTGGCGCTGGAGTTGGCAGCTCGTCGTGCCCGGCTTGTGGAATCCGGCCAACTGGACCTCGAACGGATTTCCGATTGGGTCATGGATCGTCTACGCCGCGGCGCTCGCGGGCGTGGCGACCTTGGGGTGGTGGGCCATTTGGTCCAAGCGGGCGGTTTGGCTGGGCGCGTTTCCGAAACGGTTGCCGGACGCAGGTGCCGGGAAAGCGAACCGCGAGATCGACGCATGGTTGAGGCGAGCGATGATGGCAACCGTTGCCTTCGTGGTCGCGTCCCTGGTGTGGTTGTTACTGATCGAATCCATCTACGTGCCTTCAAGCCCGGTCTGGGTGCATGGCGGCTCGTGGCATTCGATCGGCCGTCTCCTGCTCACGACGGTCTCCTTGTGGGGAATCCTCCTTCCGCTGGCGTTCCTCGTGTGGCGCGAGAACAGGCGCCTCAATGTCCAGGCCGCGAAGCCGATCCCACTCCGGGCCCATCGCGTGGCGGTCGGAATGCTCGTCTTCGCGGCGCTTGGCGCCCTCCCATTGCTGACCACGCATTCCGACGGGGCGCGTCTCGTCGTGATGGGCAACTCGTCCTGGGCGGCGCTCATCGCTGTGGCTCTGTGGACTCGAAGCCGCCTCTGGCGGGCGATGGCACTCCCTTTGAACGCATCGGCGCTCGCCTACTCCATCGTAAACCTCGTGTTCTTGGCCAGGAGGACCTTGGACGGGGGTATGGGGTTGTCGGCCTTCCCGGACTCCTGGCCCCCGCCCTTCGTGGCGACCCACCCCGGTGCCCTCCTCGTACTGTCCGCCGCCGCGATCTTGGGACCCCTGGCAGGCTGCCTCACCTTGCTGTCTCCCGGCGTCCGTCCGGCGTTCGGGTTGCCGCCCCGTGGACATCCCGCGGCCGATTCGAACCCTGCCCCGACAGGCCCTTCACCTTTGGCTAAGAGCCCGGCGCGCGAATCCCAGCCGACACCTCCACCCCATACAACCACCGGCCCCTCCGGCATTCCTGAGTCGATGAAACCGCTCGTCTTGATGGGGCTCCTCGCACTGCTGGTGTTGCTGGCGCCGGGTACCCTGCGGATCACGCTCGTGGGCATGGGTGGACTGATCCCTGTCTTGCTGGGAGGCGGGATCATGAGCCCGATTGCCGCCGGAGTGCTCGTCGTGTCGATCGGGCTTCCCCTCGCGGCGTGGTCCTATCGGGAACGCCTGTTGGAGCCGTTCGACCTCCAGATCCGCCGTGGGGCCGATGGCGGCGAAGCCCCGATGGCGGCGGTGGATCGCTGGCTGCGCGGGGCGATGCTCGGCGTGATGGCGAGTCTGGTAATCTGGATGGCCACGTATGTGCCTTTGGGGCTGGGGCTGGCGGTTCACCTGGACAACGCCCGCTCACCCGGGTCGCGGTTGTCCTTGGCCTGGTGGACGGCCGTCCTGATGAGCGTCGGCTTGAGCGTCCTGCTCGCCTGGAAGCGAGGCTATCGGCGAGCCGCCGGACCGGGGCCGCGGTGGATGCGGCGCTTCGGCATCGAACTCGCTGTCGCGGGGCTGGTCTGCATCGTGGCGGAGAAGGGTCTGCTCCACGAAAGCCCCTACGCCCAGGTCTCCTCCAACACCGCCGTTTTCCTGTTTCTTCCCGCCACCGCCCTCCTGACCCGCAGCCCGTACTGGCGCGCGGTGGCGTTGCCGGTGGGGTTGGTGCTGGTCTCGATGCACCTGATCTTCCTCGGGTGGATCGGCCTCCAGGACGATGCGGCAAGGCTCCTCCCCACCACGCTGCAAAGCGCCCTCGCCTGGATCGCTATCCTCCTTCAACTGGCGGGCACGGTGGCCCTGGTGCTCCCCAGTGCCCAAGCGGCCTTCGGAATTCCGCGGCCGTCCCGCGCCCCCCGATCCCCGCATCTCCCGCATCCGGCGGGAGCGGCGTGA